A single window of Sparus aurata chromosome 22, fSpaAur1.1, whole genome shotgun sequence DNA harbors:
- the LOC115574175 gene encoding protein CEBPZOS, producing MPPKPLAPLAKKLMKGVIVLELVGVFGAYGLFHMMNNSRDFRNTMNRRLPSVLEVYYQSNEWAGVYGIREGDHQAWSAKQD from the exons ATGCCTCCCAAACCTCTGGCGCCTCTGGCCAAGAAGCTGATGAAGGGAGTGATCGTTCTGGAGCTGGTGGGAGTCTTCGGGGCCTACGGTCTTTTTCACATGATGAACAACAGTCGAg ACTTCAGGAACACCATGAACAGGAGGCTCCCATCAGTGTTAGAAG TTTACTACCAGTCCAACGAGTGGGCGGGGGTCTACGGCATCCGAGAGGGGGACCACCAAGCCTGGTCTGCCAAACAGGACTGA
- the cebpz gene encoding CCAAT/enhancer-binding protein zeta isoform X1, with amino-acid sequence MAAKNKHRKKSKATTKVTFQPEDNDMEAENGGGEGDEDGAAVGGEDRMEKEEEFNLEEVLRLGGTQADYVMLAALDDSNEIVDGGKKGAIDDLEEGELEKFITKLGIRSFSGVQIVADEPEADAADAAGKESKMAKAKTASVEEQTSNSQQKGNNKQEVEDKQKAKKIKDAQKNAVKKAKQNVNVFEFQQRQVLLIKPGGKWYDLEYSSEGSTSPQDPSLVAQYKTLAQRLFEADVALYKSKKNLQKGANSNWMKTVVSSGVLADRMAAMTVLIQDAPVHTLEHMENLVSMVKKKGSRRMGLMALDTLRELLLSDLLPENRKLRPFAQHPFNELEEKASGNRDARDRRLILWYFEHQLKHHTAEFVEALDMMAHDTVAATKAKALATAHEMLCNRPEQERALLIQVVNKLGDPEYKTAAKASYLLETLLHKHPNMKVVVCCEVERLMFRPNVSPKAQYYSVCFLSQVKLSHDEAELASKLLAIYFTFFRACVKKKDIESKMLSVLLSGVNRAYPYAGTGDEKVKEELDTLFKVVHLVKFNTAVQALMLLFQVMDSQQTISDRYYVALYRKLLDPGLSSSCRQSMFLNLLYKSLKADIVLRRVKAFVKRLLHVSAEQNASFACGALFLVSEVMKAKPGLKMLLQEGGDGEEEDFKDLAEEDEEEDEEERFVDTDKLEEGAETQSAVTEEAKPTASWVHHKNLEGGKSMQSYDPLHRNPLFCGADHTTLWELQMLAVHFHPSVSLFAKTILQGGSIQYSGDPLQDFTLIRFLDRFVFRNPKQLTGKQNTVAAAMKKLPANVLPVNGEEFLSKEESQVPVDQIFFHRFFKKRQQEKQLKRPRPDGDNESVEDVDDDEFEKLLDSCEGDSYFTEMADDNLDFAGSVKEKKGKKAAEDSESDMDDSDMDDLDDEEVSLGSMDEEDFGDELEDDGGMFIDPDGGDDEEDDDEVPELEDDDDDEDGSDDEMDAPDITPLPKKGKKRKSSEELDFSGFIGSKQGKKKGKKDVAMFASAEEFGSLLDENAGSKFDNLGLNAMANKDKAGLKQLKWEAQRDDWMQDRDVKTLRKKKTMFKKKKTFGRAGAGGGGGGKTFGNKKRKK; translated from the exons ATGGCAGCGAAAAACAAGCACCGTAAGAAATCCAAAGCGACCACAAAAGTGACATTTCAGCCCGAAGACAACGACATGGAGGCTGAAAACGGCGGCGGGGAGGGAGATGAAGATGGGGCAGCAGTTGGAGGTGAAGACAGGatggagaaagaggaagagttCAACCTGGAGGAGGTTTTACGGCTGGGAGGAACACAG GCTGACTATGTCATGCTAGCCGCTCTGGACGACTCCAATGAGATTGTGGACGGAGGGAAAAAAGGAGCGATAGACGACCTGGAGGAGGGCGAGCTGGAGAAATTCATCACCAAACTGGGCATCCGGTCGTTCAGTGGAGTACAGATTGTCGCAGATGAGCCTGAGGCCGACGCTGCAGATGCCGCCGGAAAGGAAAGTAAAATGGCCAAGGCCAAGACGGCTTCAGTGGAGGAACAAACTTCCAACTCTCAGCAGAAAGGcaacaacaaacaggaagtggaggacAAACAGAAGGCGAAGAAGATAAAAGACGCTCAGAAAAACGCTGTGAAAAAGgcaaaacagaatgtgaatgtgtttgagTTCCAGCAGCGACAGGTGCTGCTGATCAAACCTGGAGGGAAGTGGTACGACCTGGAATACTCCTCCGAGGGCTCCACGTCCCCGCAGGATCCCTCACTGGTGGCCCAGTACAAGACGCTCGCCCAGCGACTGTTTGAGGCCGACGTGGCGCTCTACAAGAGCAAGAAGAACCTGCAGAAAGGAGCCAACTCCAACTGGATGAAGACCGTCGTTTCCTCCGGCGTGCTGGCTGACAGGATGGCGGCTATGACGGTTCTGATCCAGGACGCTCCTGTGCACACGCTGGAGCACATGGAGAACCTGGTGTCCATGGTGAAGAAGAAGGGCAGCCGGCGGATGGGTCTGATGGCTCTGGACACCCTGcgagagctgctgctgtctgacctGCTTCCGGAGAACAGGAAGCTCCGCCCCTTCGCCCAGCACCCGTTCAACGAGCTGGAGGAGAAGGCCAGCGGCAACCGGGACGCCCGTGACCGCCGCCTCATCCTCTGGTACTTTGAGCACCAGCTGAAGCACCACACGGCCGAGTTCGTGGAGGCTCTGGACATGATGGCTCACGACACGGTGGCGGCCACCAAGGCGAAGGCGCTGGCCACCGCCCACGAGATGCTGTGCAACCGGCCGGAGCAGGAGAGGGCGCTGCTCATCCAGGTGGTCAACAAGCTGGGAGACCCCGAGTACAAGACAGCGGCCAAGGCGTCGTACCTGCTGGAGACGCTGCTGCACAAGCACCCCAACATGAAGGTGGTGGTGTGCTGCGAGGTGGAGCGGCTCATGTTCCGCCCCAACGTCAGCCCGAAGGCGCAATACTACTCCGTCTGCTTCCTCAGCCAGGTGAAGCTGAGCCACGACGAGGCCGAGCTCGCCTCCAAACTCCTCGCCATCTACTTCACGTTCTTTCGCGCCTGCGTCAAGAAGAAGGACATTGAGTCGAAGATGCTGAGCGTGCTGCTGTCGGGCGTGAACAGGGCGTATCCCTACGCCGGCACCGGAGACGAGAAGGTGAAAGAGGAGCTGGACACGCTGTTCAAAGTAGTTCACCTGGTGAAGTTCAACACAGCTGTGCAGGCGCTCATGCTGCTGTTCCAGGTGATGGACTCTCAGCAGACCATCTCTGACAGATACTACGTGGCTCTGTACAG GAAGTTGCTGGACCCCGGGCTGTCGTCGTCCTGCAGACAGAGCATGTTCCTCAACCTGCTGTACAAATCTCTGAAGGCCGACATCGTGCTGCGGCGGGTCAAAGCCTTCGTGAAGCGGCTGCTGCACGTCAGCGCCGAACAGAACGCCAGCTTCGCCTGCGGAGCGCTCTTCCTCGTGTCGGAGGTGATGAAGGCCAAACCCGGCCTGAagatgctgctgcaggagggcGGG GACGGGGAAGAGGAAGACTTCAAAGACCTcgcagaggaggatgaggaggaagatgaagaggagcgCTTTGTGGACACAGACAAACTAGAGGAAGGAGCCGAGACACAGAGTGCAGTGACAGAGGAGGCAAAGCCCACTGCATCATGGGTACATCACAAGAACCTGGAAG GGGGGAAGAGCATGCAGAGCTACGACCCGCTGCACAGAAACCCGTTATTCTGCGGCGCCGACCACACCACTTTATGGGAGCTACAGATG CTCGCCGTGCACTTCCATCCGTCAGTGTCGCTGTTTGCAAAAACCATCCTGCAG GGAGGGTCGATCCAGTACTCGGGTGACCCTCTGCAGGACTTCACCCTCATCAGATTTTTGGACCGATTCGTCTTCAGAAACCCCAAACAGCTGACGGGAAAAC AAAACACAGTTGCTGCAGCGATGAAGAAGTTACCTGCCAACGTTTTACCAG tgaaCGGTGAGGAGTTTCTGTCTAAAGAAGAAAGTCAGGTCCCCGTGGATCAAATCTTCTTCCATCG TTTCTTCAAGAAACGGCAGCAGGAGAAGCAGCTCAAGCGGCCGCGACCAGACGGCGACAACGAGAGCGTTGAGGACGTGGACGATGACGAGTTTGAGAAATTACTGG ATAGCTGTGAAGGAGACTCGTACTTCACTGAGATGGCAGACGATAATCTGGACTTTGCAGG TTCtgtaaaggagaaaaaaggaaagaaagctGCAGAGGACTCGGAGTCAGACATGGACGACTCGGACATGGACGACCTGGACGACGAGGAGGTGTCTCTGGGCAGCATGGACGAGGAAGACTTTGGAGACGAGCTGGAAGATGATGGAGGGATGTTCATTGATCCTGATGGAGGcgatgatgaggaggatgatgatgaag TTCCAGAGCTGgaggacgacgacgacgacgaagATG GTTCAGACGATGAGATGGACGCTCCAGACATAACTCCTCTCCCCAAGAAAGGAAAGAAGCGGAAATCCTCAGAGGAGCTCGACTTCTCTGGATTTATAG GATCCAAACAggggaagaagaaaggaaagaaagatgtGGCCATGTTTGCTTCAGCTGAAGAG tttgGTTCCCTGCTGGATGAAAACGCCGGCTCCAAGTTTGATAACCTGGGACTGAACGCCATGGCCAACAAGGACAAAGCAG GTCTGAAGCAGCTGAAGTGGGAGGCCCAGCGTGACGACTGGATGCAAGACCGCGATGTCAAGACGCTGCGCAAGAAGAAGACAATgttcaagaagaagaagacgttCGGCCGAGCAggggcgggaggaggaggaggagggaagaccTTCGggaacaagaagaggaagaagtag
- the ndufaf7 gene encoding protein arginine methyltransferase NDUFAF7, mitochondrial has product MRACLGAKTQQLISRVFIHPVGRSAAVRWRGAQSRLFCSPSTDEKPQPSMLRHLTSKIKSTGPVTVAEYMREVLTNPVTGYYVKNNMLGPEGDFITSPEISQIFGELVGVWILSEWMGAGQPKQLQLVELGPGKGSLASDVLRVFGQLRSVLGGASVSLHLVEVSPALSRLQAQNLTGDSSQEADAEDEPVYRSGETAAGLPVSWYRRLDDVPTGFSIFVAHEFFDALPIHKFQRTEKGWREVMVDIDPDKEDQLRFVVAPSPTLSSSTLVQADESRSHVEVCAEGGVIVQQLARRIAEDGGAALIADYGHDGTKTDTFRGFKGHQLHDVLSSPGSADLTADVDFSFLRRMAESDVACLGPVTQRTFLKNMGIDSRMQVLLRNCSDPSTRKQLISSYDMLTNPSKMGERFHFFSLLHHSRLAKPKKVEGLTLEKRSPAPLPVAGFTKLKFS; this is encoded by the exons ATGAGGGCTTGTTTGGGTGCTAAAACACAGCAGCTTATCAGCAGAGTCTTCATTCATCCTGTTGGTCGATCGGCAGCAG TGCGATGGCGAGGAGCTCAGAGCAGACTCTTCTGCAGCCCATCAACAGATGAGAAGCCTCAGCCCTCCATGCTGAGACACCTGACCTCCAAAATAAAATCCACAGGTCCCGTTACAGTGGCCGAGTACATGAGAGAGGTGCTCACCAACCCTGTGACG GGTTATTATGTGAAGAACAACATGCTGGGACCTGAAGGGGATTTCATCACGTCACCAGAAATCAGTCAGATTTTCGGAGAG CTGGTCGGTGTGTGGATCCTCAGTGAGTGGATGGGAGCGGGTCAACccaaacagctgcagctggtcgagCTCGGCCCGGGAAAAGGATCGCTGGCCAGCGACGTCCTCAGA GTGTTCGGTCAGTTGCGCTCGGTGCTCGGCGGGGCCTCGGTGTCTCTCCATCTGGTCGAGGTGAGTCCGGCGCTCAGTCGCCTTCAGGCCCAGAATCTGACCGGGGACAGCAGCCAGGAGGCCGATGCCGAGGACGAGCCGGTTTACCGCAGCGGGGAAACTGCCGCGGGGCTGCCGGTGTCCTGGTACCGCCGCTTAGACGACGTCCCCACAG GCTTCAGCATCTTTGTCGCTCATGAATTCTTTGACGCTCTGCCGATCCACAAGTTTCAG CGGACAGAGAAAGGCTGGAGGGAGGTGATGGTGGACATCGACCCGGACAAAGAGGACCAGCTGAGATTCGTCGTGGCGCCGTCTCCCACCCTGTCCTCGTCCACGCTCGTGCAG GCAGATGAGAGTCGGAGTCACGTGGAGGTGTGTGCAGAGGGCGGAGTCATCGTTCAGCAGCTGGCCCGGCGGATCGCAGAGGACGGCGGTGCGGCCCTGATCGCCGACTACGGACACGACGGAACCAAGACGGACACATTCAGA GGTTTTAAGGGTCACCAGCTCCACGACGTCTTGTCCTCCCCCGGCTCGGCCGACCTCACCGCTGACGTGGACTTCAGCTTCCTGCGGAGGATGGCCGAAAGCGACGTGGCCTGTCTGGGCCCCGTCACTCAGAGGACGTTCCTGAAAAACATGGGCATCGACTCCAGGATGCAG GTTCTGCTCAGGAACTGCAGCGACCCGTCCACCAGGAAGCAGCTGATCAGCAGCTACGACATGCTGACCAACCCCAGCAAGATGGGCGAGCGCTTCCACTTCTTCAGCCTGCTGCACCACAGCCGGCTGGCCAAACCCAAAAAAGTAGAGGGGCTGACGCTGGAGAAGAGGAGCCCGGCGCCGCTGCCTGTGGCCGGATTTACCAAGCTCAAGTTCTCCTGA
- the cebpz gene encoding CCAAT/enhancer-binding protein zeta isoform X2 gives MAAKNKHRKKSKATTKVTFQPEDNDMEAENGGGEGDEDGAAVGGEDRMEKEEEFNLEEVLRLGGTQADYVMLAALDDSNEIVDGGKKGAIDDLEEGELEKFITKLGIRSFSGVQIVADEPEADAADAAGKESKMAKAKTASVEEQTSNSQQKGNNKQEVEDKQKAKKIKDAQKNAVKKAKQNVNVFEFQQRQVLLIKPGGKWYDLEYSSEGSTSPQDPSLVAQYKTLAQRLFEADVALYKSKKNLQKGANSNWMKTVVSSGVLADRMAAMTVLIQDAPVHTLEHMENLVSMVKKKGSRRMGLMALDTLRELLLSDLLPENRKLRPFAQHPFNELEEKASGNRDARDRRLILWYFEHQLKHHTAEFVEALDMMAHDTVAATKAKALATAHEMLCNRPEQERALLIQVVNKLGDPEYKTAAKASYLLETLLHKHPNMKVVVCCEVERLMFRPNVSPKAQYYSVCFLSQVKLSHDEAELASKLLAIYFTFFRACVKKKDIESKMLSVLLSGVNRAYPYAGTGDEKVKEELDTLFKVVHLVKFNTAVQALMLLFQVMDSQQTISDRYYVALYRKLLDPGLSSSCRQSMFLNLLYKSLKADIVLRRVKAFVKRLLHVSAEQNASFACGALFLVSEVMKAKPGLKMLLQEGGDGEEEDFKDLAEEDEEEDEEERFVDTDKLEEGAETQSAVTEEAKPTASWVHHKNLEGGKSMQSYDPLHRNPLFCGADHTTLWELQMLAVHFHPSVSLFAKTILQGGSIQYSGDPLQDFTLIRFLDRFVFRNPKQLTGKQNTVAAAMKKLPANVLPVNGEEFLSKEESQVPVDQIFFHRFFKKRQQEKQLKRPRPDGDNESVEDVDDDEFEKLLDSCEGDSYFTEMADDNLDFAGSVKEKKGKKAAEDSESDMDDSDMDDLDDEEVSLGSMDEEDFGDELEDDGGMFIDPDGGDDEEDDEVPELEDDDDDEDGSDDEMDAPDITPLPKKGKKRKSSEELDFSGFIGSKQGKKKGKKDVAMFASAEEFGSLLDENAGSKFDNLGLNAMANKDKAGLKQLKWEAQRDDWMQDRDVKTLRKKKTMFKKKKTFGRAGAGGGGGGKTFGNKKRKK, from the exons ATGGCAGCGAAAAACAAGCACCGTAAGAAATCCAAAGCGACCACAAAAGTGACATTTCAGCCCGAAGACAACGACATGGAGGCTGAAAACGGCGGCGGGGAGGGAGATGAAGATGGGGCAGCAGTTGGAGGTGAAGACAGGatggagaaagaggaagagttCAACCTGGAGGAGGTTTTACGGCTGGGAGGAACACAG GCTGACTATGTCATGCTAGCCGCTCTGGACGACTCCAATGAGATTGTGGACGGAGGGAAAAAAGGAGCGATAGACGACCTGGAGGAGGGCGAGCTGGAGAAATTCATCACCAAACTGGGCATCCGGTCGTTCAGTGGAGTACAGATTGTCGCAGATGAGCCTGAGGCCGACGCTGCAGATGCCGCCGGAAAGGAAAGTAAAATGGCCAAGGCCAAGACGGCTTCAGTGGAGGAACAAACTTCCAACTCTCAGCAGAAAGGcaacaacaaacaggaagtggaggacAAACAGAAGGCGAAGAAGATAAAAGACGCTCAGAAAAACGCTGTGAAAAAGgcaaaacagaatgtgaatgtgtttgagTTCCAGCAGCGACAGGTGCTGCTGATCAAACCTGGAGGGAAGTGGTACGACCTGGAATACTCCTCCGAGGGCTCCACGTCCCCGCAGGATCCCTCACTGGTGGCCCAGTACAAGACGCTCGCCCAGCGACTGTTTGAGGCCGACGTGGCGCTCTACAAGAGCAAGAAGAACCTGCAGAAAGGAGCCAACTCCAACTGGATGAAGACCGTCGTTTCCTCCGGCGTGCTGGCTGACAGGATGGCGGCTATGACGGTTCTGATCCAGGACGCTCCTGTGCACACGCTGGAGCACATGGAGAACCTGGTGTCCATGGTGAAGAAGAAGGGCAGCCGGCGGATGGGTCTGATGGCTCTGGACACCCTGcgagagctgctgctgtctgacctGCTTCCGGAGAACAGGAAGCTCCGCCCCTTCGCCCAGCACCCGTTCAACGAGCTGGAGGAGAAGGCCAGCGGCAACCGGGACGCCCGTGACCGCCGCCTCATCCTCTGGTACTTTGAGCACCAGCTGAAGCACCACACGGCCGAGTTCGTGGAGGCTCTGGACATGATGGCTCACGACACGGTGGCGGCCACCAAGGCGAAGGCGCTGGCCACCGCCCACGAGATGCTGTGCAACCGGCCGGAGCAGGAGAGGGCGCTGCTCATCCAGGTGGTCAACAAGCTGGGAGACCCCGAGTACAAGACAGCGGCCAAGGCGTCGTACCTGCTGGAGACGCTGCTGCACAAGCACCCCAACATGAAGGTGGTGGTGTGCTGCGAGGTGGAGCGGCTCATGTTCCGCCCCAACGTCAGCCCGAAGGCGCAATACTACTCCGTCTGCTTCCTCAGCCAGGTGAAGCTGAGCCACGACGAGGCCGAGCTCGCCTCCAAACTCCTCGCCATCTACTTCACGTTCTTTCGCGCCTGCGTCAAGAAGAAGGACATTGAGTCGAAGATGCTGAGCGTGCTGCTGTCGGGCGTGAACAGGGCGTATCCCTACGCCGGCACCGGAGACGAGAAGGTGAAAGAGGAGCTGGACACGCTGTTCAAAGTAGTTCACCTGGTGAAGTTCAACACAGCTGTGCAGGCGCTCATGCTGCTGTTCCAGGTGATGGACTCTCAGCAGACCATCTCTGACAGATACTACGTGGCTCTGTACAG GAAGTTGCTGGACCCCGGGCTGTCGTCGTCCTGCAGACAGAGCATGTTCCTCAACCTGCTGTACAAATCTCTGAAGGCCGACATCGTGCTGCGGCGGGTCAAAGCCTTCGTGAAGCGGCTGCTGCACGTCAGCGCCGAACAGAACGCCAGCTTCGCCTGCGGAGCGCTCTTCCTCGTGTCGGAGGTGATGAAGGCCAAACCCGGCCTGAagatgctgctgcaggagggcGGG GACGGGGAAGAGGAAGACTTCAAAGACCTcgcagaggaggatgaggaggaagatgaagaggagcgCTTTGTGGACACAGACAAACTAGAGGAAGGAGCCGAGACACAGAGTGCAGTGACAGAGGAGGCAAAGCCCACTGCATCATGGGTACATCACAAGAACCTGGAAG GGGGGAAGAGCATGCAGAGCTACGACCCGCTGCACAGAAACCCGTTATTCTGCGGCGCCGACCACACCACTTTATGGGAGCTACAGATG CTCGCCGTGCACTTCCATCCGTCAGTGTCGCTGTTTGCAAAAACCATCCTGCAG GGAGGGTCGATCCAGTACTCGGGTGACCCTCTGCAGGACTTCACCCTCATCAGATTTTTGGACCGATTCGTCTTCAGAAACCCCAAACAGCTGACGGGAAAAC AAAACACAGTTGCTGCAGCGATGAAGAAGTTACCTGCCAACGTTTTACCAG tgaaCGGTGAGGAGTTTCTGTCTAAAGAAGAAAGTCAGGTCCCCGTGGATCAAATCTTCTTCCATCG TTTCTTCAAGAAACGGCAGCAGGAGAAGCAGCTCAAGCGGCCGCGACCAGACGGCGACAACGAGAGCGTTGAGGACGTGGACGATGACGAGTTTGAGAAATTACTGG ATAGCTGTGAAGGAGACTCGTACTTCACTGAGATGGCAGACGATAATCTGGACTTTGCAGG TTCtgtaaaggagaaaaaaggaaagaaagctGCAGAGGACTCGGAGTCAGACATGGACGACTCGGACATGGACGACCTGGACGACGAGGAGGTGTCTCTGGGCAGCATGGACGAGGAAGACTTTGGAGACGAGCTGGAAGATGATGGAGGGATGTTCATTGATCCTGATGGAGGcgatgatgaggaggatgatga AGTTCCAGAGCTGgaggacgacgacgacgacgaagATG GTTCAGACGATGAGATGGACGCTCCAGACATAACTCCTCTCCCCAAGAAAGGAAAGAAGCGGAAATCCTCAGAGGAGCTCGACTTCTCTGGATTTATAG GATCCAAACAggggaagaagaaaggaaagaaagatgtGGCCATGTTTGCTTCAGCTGAAGAG tttgGTTCCCTGCTGGATGAAAACGCCGGCTCCAAGTTTGATAACCTGGGACTGAACGCCATGGCCAACAAGGACAAAGCAG GTCTGAAGCAGCTGAAGTGGGAGGCCCAGCGTGACGACTGGATGCAAGACCGCGATGTCAAGACGCTGCGCAAGAAGAAGACAATgttcaagaagaagaagacgttCGGCCGAGCAggggcgggaggaggaggaggagggaagaccTTCGggaacaagaagaggaagaagtag